Proteins from a genomic interval of Rhodothermales bacterium:
- the gatA gene encoding Asp-tRNA(Asn)/Glu-tRNA(Gln) amidotransferase subunit GatA — translation MIDPFLDSRRSILAGENTCEALAESYLARIERQNPSLNAFVHVDPAFTLAAARDVDRRIAEGEAPGLAGLMLGVKDVICQKGQPVQCASRMLEGFESLIDSTALARLVDAGAVVLGRTNCDEFAMGSSTENSVFGPARNPHDRTRVTGGSSGGSAAAVAADLCQVALGSDTGGSIRQPASFCGVAGLKPTYGRVSRFGLVAYASSFDSIGPFARGLGDLAAVFSHLAGHDPKDNTSADEPVADYSAAGGRLEGVRIGLPSEYFDPGLDGETARLVHESIARMKRAGASTHEISLPHTDYGIAAYYVLTTAEASSNLSRYDGVRYGHRAQGATDLQELYVRSRSEGFGPEVKRRIMLGTYALSSGYYDAYYGKAQRVRTLIRQDFDKAFDEVDIIATPAAPGPAFPLGSRMEDPLSMYLSDVYTVTANLAGIPGLVVPAGSSQEGLPIGIQLLGPAFSEAELIRAGRVAWTPSLSVIPS, via the coding sequence GTGATCGATCCGTTCCTGGATTCCCGCCGCTCCATCCTGGCGGGAGAAAACACGTGCGAGGCGCTGGCGGAGTCCTACCTCGCCCGGATAGAAAGGCAGAACCCGTCTCTGAACGCGTTCGTGCACGTGGACCCCGCTTTCACACTGGCGGCTGCGCGAGACGTGGACAGGCGCATTGCGGAGGGGGAAGCCCCCGGACTTGCCGGACTGATGCTCGGCGTCAAGGACGTCATCTGTCAGAAAGGCCAGCCCGTGCAGTGTGCCTCCCGCATGCTCGAGGGCTTTGAGTCACTGATCGACTCGACGGCGCTGGCCCGGCTCGTGGACGCCGGAGCCGTGGTGCTCGGCCGCACCAATTGTGATGAGTTTGCGATGGGCTCATCGACCGAAAACTCGGTCTTCGGTCCCGCGCGCAATCCGCATGATCGAACCCGGGTCACGGGCGGGTCCTCGGGTGGATCGGCCGCTGCCGTTGCCGCCGACCTGTGTCAGGTAGCTCTCGGCTCAGATACAGGAGGCTCGATTCGCCAGCCGGCGTCGTTCTGCGGGGTGGCGGGCCTCAAGCCCACCTACGGTCGAGTGAGTCGATTCGGACTCGTGGCCTACGCCTCGTCCTTCGACTCCATCGGGCCTTTTGCCCGAGGCCTGGGGGACCTGGCGGCGGTGTTCAGTCATCTGGCCGGCCATGACCCGAAGGACAACACGTCCGCCGATGAACCGGTAGCCGACTATTCAGCGGCGGGCGGTCGACTTGAAGGGGTGCGCATCGGTTTGCCGTCGGAGTATTTCGATCCGGGTCTGGACGGCGAGACGGCCAGGCTCGTGCACGAGTCCATCGCCCGTATGAAACGTGCCGGCGCCTCGACGCATGAAATCAGCCTGCCGCATACCGACTACGGAATCGCTGCCTACTATGTGTTGACCACCGCCGAGGCATCCAGCAACCTGTCACGCTATGACGGGGTGCGGTACGGCCATCGAGCTCAGGGCGCCACCGATCTGCAGGAGCTCTATGTGCGGAGCCGGTCCGAAGGTTTCGGCCCGGAGGTCAAGCGTCGCATCATGCTCGGGACGTACGCTTTGTCATCCGGCTACTACGACGCGTACTACGGCAAGGCGCAGCGCGTGCGTACGCTGATTCGACAGGATTTCGACAAGGCCTTCGATGAGGTCGATATCATTGCCACGCCTGCCGCGCCGGGGCCTGCGTTCCCGCTCGGCAGTCGTATGGAAGATCCGTTGTCGATGTATCTGTCGGACGTATATACAGTTACAGCGAATCTGGCCGGCATCCCGGGACTGGTGGTCCCGGCCGGCAGCAGTCAGGAGGGCCTTCCCATCGGCATCCAACTGCTGGGTCCCGCATTCTCTGAAGCCGAACTGATCCGGGCAGGACGCGTTGCCTGGACACCCTCTCTCTCTGTCATACCATCATGA
- the sucD gene encoding succinate--CoA ligase subunit alpha encodes MSILVDRNTRLIVQGFTGKEGTFHSEQMLEYGTPLVGGVTPGKGGQSHLGKPVFNTVAEAVEQEGANTSVIFVPPPFAADAILESAMAGIEVVICITEGIPARDMVPVYHYIRQQGVKLVGPNCPGVITPGQAKVGIMPAMIFSEGNVGVVSRSGTLTYEAVDQLTREGYGQSTAVGIGGDPIIGSRFVDILELFQADDDTEAVVMIGEIGGTAEEEAAAYIKDHMTKPVVGFIAGATAPPGRRMGHAGAIISGGKGTAEDKFAALEDAGATVVKNPAAIGAAVKQLLSPVG; translated from the coding sequence ATGAGCATTCTCGTCGACCGCAACACCCGTCTGATTGTCCAGGGCTTCACTGGAAAGGAGGGCACGTTTCACTCCGAGCAGATGCTGGAGTACGGCACCCCGCTGGTCGGTGGTGTCACGCCGGGCAAGGGCGGTCAGTCGCATTTGGGCAAACCGGTGTTCAACACGGTTGCCGAGGCGGTGGAGCAGGAGGGCGCCAACACGTCTGTGATTTTCGTGCCGCCGCCGTTCGCGGCAGACGCCATCCTGGAGTCGGCGATGGCGGGGATCGAAGTCGTGATCTGCATCACCGAAGGCATTCCGGCCCGCGACATGGTGCCGGTCTACCATTACATCCGGCAGCAGGGCGTCAAACTCGTCGGTCCGAACTGTCCGGGCGTGATCACGCCGGGGCAGGCCAAGGTGGGCATCATGCCTGCGATGATTTTTTCAGAGGGTAACGTGGGCGTTGTCTCTCGTTCTGGCACCCTCACGTACGAGGCGGTCGACCAGCTGACCCGCGAAGGCTATGGGCAGTCCACGGCCGTCGGCATCGGCGGTGACCCGATCATCGGATCCCGGTTTGTCGACATTCTCGAACTGTTCCAGGCGGATGACGATACCGAGGCGGTCGTCATGATCGGGGAGATCGGCGGAACGGCGGAGGAAGAGGCCGCGGCCTACATCAAGGACCACATGACCAAGCCGGTCGTCGGGTTCATTGCGGGCGCAACGGCGCCTCCCGGACGTCGCATGGGGCACGCCGGTGCCATCATCTCTGGGGGGAAGGGAACGGCAGAGGACAAGTTCGCCGCCCTTGAGGACGCCGGAGCTACCGTGGTCAAGAACCCGGCTGCCATCGGTGCAGCGGTGAAGCAGCTGCTTTCGCCGGTGGGTTAA
- a CDS encoding YihA family ribosome biogenesis GTP-binding protein — protein MKVTSAKFDLAAPGLRTLPAPGRPEIALIGRSNVGKSSLLNRLVNRKSLARTSGQPGKTREFNFYLINEAFYLVDLPGFGYARVSKKDRQRWQKAIGGYMTTRESLRLVLHLVDGRHEPTKLDLEVMSILRESHAAYAIVMTKGDKLSGNERGRNRKRVQDAALEMGLEIPVILTSAKDGRGKDEVMKLIGLHLR, from the coding sequence GTGAAGGTTACCAGCGCAAAATTTGATCTGGCGGCTCCCGGACTGCGCACGCTTCCGGCTCCCGGCAGGCCGGAGATCGCGCTTATCGGGCGATCCAACGTCGGCAAGAGTTCGCTCCTGAATCGGCTGGTGAACCGCAAGTCGCTGGCAAGAACCAGTGGTCAGCCCGGCAAGACCCGGGAGTTCAACTTCTACCTCATCAACGAGGCGTTCTACCTGGTGGACCTGCCGGGCTTTGGGTACGCGCGCGTCAGCAAGAAGGACCGGCAGCGCTGGCAGAAAGCCATCGGCGGCTACATGACCACGCGGGAATCGCTGCGGCTGGTATTGCACCTTGTGGACGGCCGACACGAGCCGACCAAGCTGGACCTGGAAGTCATGTCCATTCTGCGTGAGTCCCACGCGGCGTATGCGATCGTAATGACCAAGGGAGACAAGCTGTCCGGCAACGAGCGGGGCCGGAACCGGAAGCGGGTGCAGGATGCCGCCCTGGAGATGGGTCTCGAGATCCCTGTCATCCTCACCTCGGCCAAGGACGGACGCGGCAAGGACGAAGTGATGAAACTCATCGGTCTTCACCTCAGGTAA
- a CDS encoding phosphoglycerate dehydrogenase translates to MSSVLITDSVHAVCADMLQEAGIEPRVELGKSPEELAGLAVDVDGWIIRSGTRITAPMIQAAEKLRVIGRAGVGVDNVDLTAATHRGVLVINAPAGNTISTAEHTVAMLMSLARQIPAANASLRSGAWERKKFSGSEVFEKTLGVIGVGKIGQAVAERMQSFGMRIVGFDPVLSPEVAERLGIELVDLEEMYRRADYITVHTPLNDATRGLLNADTLSRCKPGVGLVNCARGGIIDEADLLEALESGQVGGAALDVFSKEPPPEHLRALIEHPRVVATPHIAASTGEAQEKVARQVTEQVIHALRDEPVLTAVNAMAIRMAAQPEVQPYLELAEQLGRIANQLSDGAARGLIVRCHGEVARHYKDVLLVAALKGIMRDTVTEQVNLVNAPVLSEEAGLKADVQTFHADGSYTNLVEVVLTTTTSEQRVTGTVFGRDDVRIVRVDDSWIEVKPEGALLFYRNVDRPGMLAHVGGILADRGINIGALALGRSAPGAIALTAISVDEPVEDDALSAIRDLDGVTAVRHIQL, encoded by the coding sequence ATGTCTTCCGTCCTGATTACCGACTCCGTTCACGCCGTCTGCGCCGATATGCTGCAGGAGGCTGGTATCGAACCCCGTGTTGAGTTGGGCAAGAGCCCCGAGGAGTTGGCTGGGCTGGCCGTGGATGTGGACGGCTGGATCATTCGCAGCGGCACGCGCATCACGGCTCCCATGATTCAGGCTGCCGAGAAGCTGCGGGTCATCGGTCGTGCCGGTGTCGGCGTGGACAACGTGGACCTGACGGCGGCCACCCATCGCGGTGTGCTGGTGATCAACGCACCCGCGGGCAATACCATCTCGACGGCCGAGCACACAGTCGCCATGCTGATGTCGCTCGCGCGGCAGATTCCCGCAGCAAACGCGTCATTGCGTTCCGGGGCCTGGGAGCGGAAGAAGTTCTCCGGGTCCGAGGTCTTCGAGAAGACGCTCGGCGTCATCGGCGTCGGCAAGATCGGCCAGGCCGTGGCCGAGCGCATGCAGTCCTTCGGGATGCGCATTGTAGGATTTGACCCGGTGCTCTCTCCGGAGGTGGCCGAGCGCCTTGGCATCGAGCTCGTGGATCTCGAGGAGATGTACCGCCGCGCGGACTACATCACCGTGCATACTCCGCTGAACGACGCCACACGCGGATTGCTCAACGCGGACACTCTCTCGCGGTGCAAGCCGGGCGTGGGCCTGGTCAACTGTGCACGGGGTGGCATCATCGATGAGGCCGATCTGCTGGAAGCGCTCGAGTCGGGGCAGGTGGGCGGCGCGGCCCTGGACGTGTTTTCCAAAGAGCCCCCGCCGGAGCACCTGCGCGCGTTGATTGAACATCCGCGGGTGGTGGCTACTCCGCACATCGCCGCCTCCACCGGAGAAGCCCAGGAAAAGGTGGCCCGCCAGGTGACCGAACAGGTCATCCACGCCCTGCGCGACGAGCCGGTGCTCACGGCCGTCAACGCCATGGCCATCCGCATGGCCGCGCAGCCGGAGGTACAGCCGTACCTGGAGCTTGCGGAACAGCTGGGCCGCATCGCCAACCAACTGTCCGATGGTGCCGCACGCGGACTGATCGTGCGTTGTCACGGTGAGGTCGCGCGTCACTACAAGGACGTGCTGCTGGTCGCCGCCCTGAAGGGCATCATGCGTGATACGGTGACCGAGCAGGTAAACCTCGTCAATGCCCCCGTCCTGTCAGAGGAGGCCGGTCTCAAGGCGGACGTGCAGACTTTCCACGCGGACGGCAGCTATACCAATCTTGTGGAAGTCGTGCTCACTACTACGACGTCAGAGCAGCGGGTGACGGGCACGGTGTTCGGGCGAGACGATGTGCGCATCGTTCGCGTGGACGACTCCTGGATCGAGGTGAAGCCCGAGGGAGCGCTCCTGTTCTACCGCAATGTCGACCGGCCGGGCATGTTGGCCCATGTCGGAGGCATCCTGGCGGACCGCGGCATCAACATCGGCGCGCTTGCGCTGGGCCGCAGCGCTCCCGGTGCCATAGCCCTGACCGCGATCAGCGTGGACGAACCGGTTGAGGACGATGCGCTCTCCGCCATCCGGGACCTGGACGGCGTGACGGCCGTGCGCCATATCCAGCTCTAG
- a CDS encoding carboxypeptidase-like regulatory domain-containing protein: MLRKWGVFVLALLATPALVLAQNTGKVSGVVTDADTGEPLPGASVVVVGTQLGTISDVDGNYFIIGVPVGSYDIQASFVGFQTSTVAGVEVSSGYTQEVNFVLSAGVELDEIVVEYERPLIQKDAIGVPKIVDAEEIVNLPVRGAAEVAKIQAGVVSQEGSGTLNIRGGRGSEVTYYIDGVKIVGSTSLPQAAIQEQEMIIGNISARYGDAMSGVINITTKSGSTRFFGSLEGVTSESLDEFGYNLASVALGGPVGGENINFFLAAEFVDEADTNPRWIGELTMTDDALAQLQAFPNVMLALDGDGNRVIIDVPNTIVTGDKLPVDDDGNVLVSNGTITTANGVVISVPEGVEASSIDPELRESAAYLQTGADGESLVDRNGNTVAELDRFKKERAFSNFALNGNLQFTLLDDVRLRVGGRYVTRGGDTGISTRDMVFSPNTADEWLYKDAQFFATWTHYLSNSTFYQLQVDYTNRTGDIWDPAFSKSLDDVLSYGDIDHPANAMLKWPMNLGFTSETRIDDHGTPDDPSDDTEFTVQVPTYTQRWEDGRGANTETVANLVTPVAGRYHSSRSFFDTNQIRFQATATTQIGLHQLEFGGEFEQQTNRSYATGSASLARWVDDADGAENLATGEQGVTQWTDLTFEQMSAGYYGYNFYGTRTTDRDGQAGSTDAIADRANDCGAAVSSAAPEECYDIAPWKPLYYGGYIQDKIEFRDIVLNLGLRVDVFDNNTRVLADRYSRLPLVRVADVGGAPANVPSNAAPYYNGNDVIGYRDTDGLFYDANGQEVPGGDILLTGAKPRTTSNVPTSEGYEDYEPQVTLMPRIGVSFPVTNEALFFARYGVVSQRPSSNNFSTIASFARATGTINNTALEPESITEYELGFRQRLSLRSALTISGFFRQIENLIQRDDLREAFPQGYLTWGNKDFGTVKGVEVDFDLRRTGGVALNANYTLAFAQGTGSNSNTTSIITWIDETPPNFISPLDFDQRHKVNLSLDYRLGAGEGPTVFGAKLFENMGFNILGTAGSGFPYTPQVEPFSIIDSKAPVPSGGINSDRMPWTSRVDLRIDRKFAAGQRSTVSAFLWVQNVLDQENVQNVWRATGLPGDDGFLSTSGGQQFLSGQVPAAEALYRHRTRGTGAWGLPRMTRIGVRVDF; encoded by the coding sequence ATGTTGCGTAAATGGGGCGTGTTCGTACTCGCGCTGCTCGCAACGCCTGCACTGGTCCTTGCCCAAAACACGGGTAAGGTCTCAGGTGTTGTGACGGACGCCGATACCGGCGAACCCTTGCCAGGTGCAAGTGTCGTCGTTGTCGGTACGCAGCTCGGTACGATCAGCGACGTCGATGGGAATTATTTCATCATCGGCGTCCCCGTGGGCAGCTACGACATCCAGGCTTCGTTCGTCGGTTTTCAGACGAGCACGGTCGCGGGTGTCGAAGTCAGCTCCGGATACACCCAGGAAGTCAATTTCGTGCTTTCGGCCGGTGTTGAACTCGACGAGATCGTCGTCGAGTACGAGCGGCCGCTCATTCAGAAGGACGCCATTGGTGTCCCGAAGATTGTAGACGCGGAAGAGATTGTTAACCTGCCCGTTCGAGGCGCCGCTGAGGTTGCCAAGATTCAGGCCGGTGTGGTCAGCCAGGAAGGCTCGGGCACGCTTAACATCCGAGGTGGTCGTGGCTCTGAAGTCACGTACTACATCGACGGTGTCAAGATTGTCGGTTCCACCTCGCTGCCGCAGGCGGCCATCCAGGAGCAGGAGATGATCATCGGTAACATCTCGGCCCGCTACGGCGACGCGATGTCCGGTGTCATCAACATCACCACCAAGTCGGGCTCGACTCGCTTCTTCGGTTCTCTCGAAGGCGTGACGTCGGAATCCCTCGATGAGTTCGGTTACAACCTGGCGTCCGTCGCTCTCGGCGGCCCGGTCGGAGGGGAGAACATCAACTTCTTCCTCGCCGCCGAATTCGTTGACGAAGCCGACACGAACCCCCGCTGGATCGGTGAGCTGACCATGACGGACGATGCGCTTGCACAGCTGCAGGCCTTCCCGAACGTCATGCTCGCGCTCGACGGTGACGGCAACCGCGTCATCATCGACGTGCCGAATACCATTGTCACGGGCGACAAGCTGCCTGTTGACGATGACGGCAACGTCCTGGTGTCCAACGGCACGATCACCACCGCCAATGGCGTTGTGATCTCCGTTCCGGAAGGCGTCGAGGCCTCGTCCATCGACCCGGAACTGCGCGAGTCTGCTGCCTACCTGCAGACCGGTGCGGATGGCGAGTCTCTCGTCGACCGCAATGGCAACACGGTGGCCGAACTGGACCGCTTCAAGAAGGAGCGCGCCTTCTCCAACTTCGCTCTGAACGGTAACCTGCAGTTCACGCTGCTGGACGATGTGCGTCTGCGCGTCGGCGGCCGTTACGTGACGCGCGGTGGAGACACCGGCATCTCGACCCGCGACATGGTGTTCTCGCCGAACACGGCGGACGAGTGGCTCTACAAGGATGCCCAGTTCTTCGCGACGTGGACGCACTACCTGTCCAACTCGACGTTCTACCAGCTGCAGGTTGACTACACCAACCGCACTGGAGACATCTGGGACCCGGCTTTCTCGAAGTCGCTGGATGACGTGCTCTCCTACGGAGACATCGACCACCCGGCGAACGCAATGCTCAAGTGGCCCATGAACCTGGGCTTCACGAGCGAGACCCGCATCGACGACCACGGCACGCCGGACGATCCGTCTGACGACACCGAGTTCACCGTTCAGGTCCCGACCTACACCCAGCGCTGGGAAGATGGTCGTGGTGCCAACACGGAGACGGTTGCCAACCTCGTCACGCCGGTTGCCGGTCGCTACCACAGCTCCCGCTCCTTCTTCGATACAAACCAGATCCGCTTCCAGGCCACGGCCACGACGCAGATCGGTCTGCATCAGCTGGAGTTCGGCGGTGAGTTCGAGCAGCAGACCAACCGTTCCTATGCAACAGGCTCGGCCTCTCTGGCCCGCTGGGTTGACGACGCCGACGGCGCCGAAAACCTCGCGACCGGCGAGCAGGGCGTGACGCAGTGGACGGACCTGACGTTCGAGCAGATGTCGGCCGGCTACTACGGCTACAACTTCTACGGAACGCGGACCACCGACCGTGACGGTCAGGCAGGTTCTACCGACGCGATCGCAGACCGCGCCAACGACTGTGGCGCAGCGGTCTCTTCGGCAGCTCCGGAGGAGTGCTACGACATCGCGCCCTGGAAGCCGCTCTACTACGGCGGTTACATCCAGGACAAGATCGAATTCCGGGACATCGTGCTGAACCTCGGCCTGCGCGTCGACGTGTTTGACAACAACACCCGGGTTCTGGCCGACCGCTACTCGCGTCTGCCGCTGGTCCGCGTCGCCGACGTCGGTGGTGCTCCGGCCAACGTGCCGTCCAACGCCGCGCCGTACTACAACGGCAACGACGTGATCGGCTACCGCGACACCGACGGTCTCTTCTACGATGCCAACGGTCAGGAAGTACCGGGCGGTGACATCCTGCTGACGGGCGCCAAGCCCCGCACGACGTCCAACGTGCCGACTTCGGAAGGCTACGAGGACTACGAGCCGCAGGTCACGCTGATGCCCCGTATCGGTGTGTCCTTCCCGGTCACGAACGAGGCCCTGTTCTTCGCCCGCTACGGCGTGGTGTCGCAGCGTCCGTCCTCGAACAACTTCTCGACGATCGCCTCCTTCGCCCGTGCGACCGGAACGATCAACAACACGGCCCTCGAGCCCGAGTCCATCACGGAATACGAACTCGGATTCCGCCAGCGCCTGAGCCTTCGCTCGGCCCTGACGATCTCCGGTTTCTTCCGCCAGATCGAGAACCTCATTCAGCGTGACGACCTCCGCGAGGCCTTCCCGCAGGGGTACCTGACCTGGGGTAACAAGGACTTCGGTACGGTGAAAGGTGTCGAGGTTGACTTCGACCTGCGTCGCACCGGCGGCGTCGCCCTGAATGCCAACTACACGCTGGCCTTCGCACAGGGCACGGGTTCGAATTCGAACACGACCAGCATCATCACCTGGATCGACGAGACCCCGCCGAACTTCATTTCCCCGCTGGACTTTGACCAGCGCCACAAGGTGAACCTGTCTCTGGACTACCGCCTTGGCGCAGGAGAAGGTCCGACGGTGTTCGGCGCCAAGCTCTTCGAGAACATGGGCTTCAACATCCTCGGCACGGCTGGCTCCGGCTTCCCGTATACGCCGCAGGTTGAGCCCTTCTCGATCATCGATTCGAAGGCTCCGGTCCCGTCCGGCGGTATCAACTCCGACCGCATGCCGTGGACCAGTCGTGTCGACCTTCGCATTGACCGCAAGTTCGCCGCGGGTCAGCGCTCGACGGTTTCTGCATTCCTGTGGGTACAGAACGTGCTCGATCAGGAGAACGTCCAGAACGTGTGGCGCGCCACCGGTCTCCCGGGCGATGACGGCTTCCTCTCCACGAGTGGCGGTCAGCAGTTCCTGAGCGGCCAGGTACCGGCAGCCGAGGCGCTCTACCGGCACCGCACCCGCGGTACCGGCGCCTGGGGTCTCCCGCGCATGACGCGCATCGGTGTGCGTGTCGACTTCTAG